From the Shewanella amazonensis SB2B genome, one window contains:
- a CDS encoding DUF4144 domain-containing protein — MGAGQTPHPQLIWPALLKQQGCNELLPLRTNDDWQRFCADSKHLLQYGDKLVDSNFHCFVLEEDAHWHPAAPLPPEGLNDLIRAHCATLGHCCTSKMHLHSVMDAIDFLNALEG, encoded by the coding sequence ATGGGTGCAGGCCAAACTCCCCATCCTCAGTTAATCTGGCCAGCCCTGCTCAAACAGCAGGGCTGTAACGAACTCTTACCGCTGCGAACCAACGACGACTGGCAGAGGTTCTGTGCTGATTCCAAACATCTGCTGCAATATGGCGACAAACTGGTCGATTCCAACTTTCACTGTTTTGTACTTGAAGAAGATGCCCACTGGCATCCAGCCGCCCCCCTGCCACCCGAGGGTTTGAATGACCTCATTCGCGCCCACTGCGCCACCCTCGGTCACTGTTGTACCAGCAAGATGCATCTGCATTCAGTGATGGATGCCATCGATTTTCTCAATGCATTGGAGGGCTGA
- a CDS encoding DUF342 domain-containing protein produces MLAPELLELSEDGIKAELRLIPATHGPVSENDLRELLALPGFAELCPLEPVIQKAVISINKLCGQDDGKFEQFFAIAERRNGKVVIEVSPDQMQAEMEIVAAYGGKQISLQDVLVALKAEGVSMGLSKVRIEQLLKQIPTLAPGASCKQVIAIGKPAVNGENAILDRKVPLARERLLQPQEREDGTVDMRNLGSVITVKPNDVLMVKIPATDGIQGFTVKGTPLPPIPGKDLPLVPGDGTALSPKDPHKLIATVAGQPVETRTGMQVDDMLQIKEVDVKYGHVNFKGSVLITGDVHEGMQVRASGDITVMGFVDSAQLEAEGDIIVSKGVIGRQLADNKHSTVLKAKGQIAAQFVQYSELVAEGDIQVTKQLLHSNTTTLSKLLVSDNNGRRGDLVGGQAHAAKGVRAVVIGATAGTKTEIFCAMDLSDLKNELRALDESVKSMVVACLDIDARIRKLPPKSEWQDDPVMLEQVRMMMEQKKRMSEERVLEEQRFEALKQEVDNYYANYRVEVLKHIFANVELHIGQAFNRTQREHGTCIVTNQGQEVYFDYSAKP; encoded by the coding sequence ATGTTGGCTCCAGAACTGCTCGAATTGAGCGAAGATGGCATAAAAGCGGAACTCAGGCTGATCCCCGCAACACACGGCCCTGTCAGCGAAAATGATTTGAGGGAGCTCTTGGCCCTGCCCGGCTTTGCCGAACTTTGCCCACTCGAACCCGTTATCCAAAAGGCTGTCATCAGCATCAATAAGCTCTGTGGTCAGGATGATGGCAAATTTGAGCAATTTTTTGCCATCGCGGAGCGTCGCAATGGCAAGGTCGTCATCGAGGTCAGCCCGGATCAAATGCAGGCTGAAATGGAGATTGTCGCCGCCTATGGCGGTAAACAAATTAGCCTGCAGGATGTCTTGGTGGCTCTGAAGGCCGAAGGCGTTTCCATGGGGCTCAGTAAGGTGCGTATTGAGCAGCTGCTGAAACAAATTCCCACCCTTGCCCCCGGTGCCAGTTGCAAACAGGTCATTGCCATCGGTAAGCCTGCGGTCAACGGTGAAAACGCGATACTCGACCGCAAAGTCCCATTAGCGAGGGAGCGTTTGCTGCAGCCACAGGAGCGGGAAGACGGCACCGTGGATATGCGAAACCTGGGCTCGGTTATCACGGTTAAACCCAACGATGTCCTGATGGTTAAGATCCCGGCGACCGATGGCATACAGGGCTTTACCGTGAAAGGTACTCCCCTGCCGCCAATCCCAGGAAAAGACCTGCCTTTAGTCCCCGGTGACGGTACGGCGCTCTCGCCCAAAGATCCCCATAAATTAATTGCCACTGTGGCAGGTCAGCCGGTTGAAACCCGCACCGGCATGCAAGTGGATGACATGTTGCAAATCAAAGAAGTGGATGTGAAGTACGGCCACGTCAACTTTAAGGGCTCTGTGTTAATTACGGGCGATGTGCATGAAGGCATGCAGGTAAGAGCCAGTGGTGACATTACCGTGATGGGTTTTGTCGACTCGGCTCAGCTGGAGGCTGAAGGCGACATCATCGTCAGTAAAGGGGTTATTGGCCGCCAACTGGCCGATAACAAACACTCCACAGTGCTCAAGGCCAAGGGCCAGATTGCCGCTCAGTTTGTACAATACTCAGAACTCGTGGCCGAAGGCGATATTCAGGTGACCAAACAGTTGCTGCACAGCAACACCACCACCCTGAGTAAACTGCTGGTCAGTGACAATAATGGTCGCCGGGGCGATTTGGTCGGCGGGCAGGCCCATGCAGCCAAGGGGGTGCGCGCCGTCGTCATAGGCGCTACCGCAGGCACCAAGACAGAAATCTTCTGCGCCATGGATTTGAGCGACTTGAAAAACGAACTCAGGGCGCTGGATGAGAGCGTCAAGTCCATGGTGGTTGCCTGTCTCGACATTGACGCCCGGATCCGCAAACTGCCACCCAAGAGCGAATGGCAGGATGATCCCGTTATGCTAGAACAGGTGCGTATGATGATGGAGCAGAAAAAGCGCATGTCAGAAGAACGCGTTCTGGAAGAACAGCGATTTGAAGCCCTCAAACAGGAAGTTGATAATTACTATGCCAATTATCGGGTAGAAGTGCTTAAACACATTTTTGCCAACGTCGAGCTTCATATAGGTCAGGCCTTTAACCGCACCCAAAGGGAACACGGCACCTGTATAGTCACCAATCAGGGGCAGGAAGTGTACTTCGATTACAGTGCCAAGCCCTGA
- a CDS encoding porin family protein encodes MKVTEYLLLSLLYSGAACAGEWQFNGYLSQGLVAVSGSDFFTDGDDVSFSLSEASLMTSWRPTETIRLAGALVYRQRGNLSDEHFHLDYLFAEYLYPLENGFTGIRLGRVKNEIGFYSSTRDVPFTRPAILLPQSIYADYYRDAQSHVDGGELLGHHSLSGGILEWNVSGGVLHVTDDLSRNIIGSLDYGRFQSDYFYSLDIDYSNDRWRLGGNLYQTRMNFETDLASMHGDVELLAYVLSAQYRWSQWEFTTEFSRGWRTLSENMLLEESGAEQPYRGYYLDVRYLMGEQLEWFVRYDHSVENLDDPHGKRLAQQGLPEYFGYSKDWSLGLKWRFADSWQLGAEYHWVEGASWVPPIVNKIPATQDEDWSIFALQLSYRLQW; translated from the coding sequence ATGAAAGTCACTGAATATCTGCTGCTGTCCTTACTTTACAGCGGTGCGGCCTGTGCCGGTGAATGGCAATTCAATGGCTATCTCAGCCAGGGGCTGGTGGCTGTAAGTGGCAGTGACTTTTTTACCGATGGCGATGATGTGAGTTTTTCGCTGTCTGAGGCATCCTTGATGACATCCTGGCGGCCAACTGAAACGATTCGCCTGGCTGGGGCCTTGGTTTACCGGCAACGGGGTAACCTCAGCGATGAACATTTCCACTTGGATTACTTGTTCGCTGAATACCTTTACCCCCTCGAAAATGGCTTTACCGGTATTCGCCTTGGCCGGGTAAAAAACGAAATCGGGTTTTATTCCAGCACCCGTGACGTGCCCTTTACCCGCCCTGCCATACTCTTGCCTCAATCCATCTACGCTGACTACTACCGCGATGCCCAATCACATGTGGACGGAGGTGAGCTGCTTGGCCATCACAGCTTGAGCGGTGGCATCCTTGAATGGAATGTCAGTGGCGGCGTGCTTCATGTCACCGATGATTTGAGCCGTAATATTATTGGCTCTCTCGATTATGGCCGTTTTCAGTCTGACTACTTTTATTCACTGGATATTGATTACAGCAATGACAGGTGGCGACTGGGCGGGAATCTATACCAAACCCGCATGAATTTTGAAACGGACCTTGCCAGTATGCATGGCGACGTTGAGCTATTGGCCTATGTGCTGTCTGCCCAGTATCGCTGGTCTCAGTGGGAGTTCACCACAGAGTTTTCCCGGGGCTGGCGAACCCTGAGCGAAAACATGCTGTTGGAAGAATCGGGTGCCGAGCAGCCCTATCGCGGCTATTACCTTGATGTTCGCTATCTGATGGGAGAACAGCTGGAATGGTTTGTCCGCTACGACCATTCGGTGGAAAACCTGGACGATCCCCATGGTAAACGCCTCGCACAGCAGGGATTGCCTGAGTATTTTGGTTACAGCAAAGATTGGAGCCTGGGGCTTAAGTGGCGCTTTGCAGACAGTTGGCAATTGGGGGCGGAGTATCACTGGGTGGAAGGTGCGTCCTGGGTGCCCCCTATTGTTAATAAAATACCCGCAACACAGGACGAAGACTGGTCCATTTTTGCGCTGCAACTCTCGTATCGATTGCAATGGTGA
- a CDS encoding putative bifunctional diguanylate cyclase/phosphodiesterase → MNEIAQSRWYLSLRWKLLGAVFTLMSILTLVLGTFAYQELGQQQAFLLESQHHALQQHLRRAVNQAVEDAVSSAHQVLLYMGPRGYAPQLSHKDLSEQWPDMQLAWGMDTFGRIASSNHSGFYLGRLPGDREYKWFQRWSKASVPIWRIDCVERCLLQIQVPVLHNKEHFRYYLEFELTNLLSSFRAQDEFELAVLGPRENLAQESLFWGRRLFSISNRQLSLPRLEQAKSEWNWQEISNKQRLYHLSGHPYAMWFFSLDATEDGPGIIVMWQLDEWHFLLKAFQQNMLGLLLIALLLTGATLGLLAWSPIRRLELYTRMLPLIAEQKFDEIRTRLGTGRVLVSDEVDVMGRAMMALTERQQILESDVDSYTRELERLAMLDMLTGLPNKSMLLHELNKAIACVGRVHDKLALLFLDLDAFKRINDALGHNEGDELLKIIASRLANSVRSMDTVFRQGGDEFLILLRGIRDEQDVRRVIHKIFASLQQPVVLGNHKLIVTTSIGVAMCDSPSTSAEELIKYADLAMYQAKDAGRSNFRVFTEDMLHKANNRLMVEQDISSAISERQLMLFLQPIVSLDGGVIKGFEALVRWFHPSRGLIMPGSFIPHIEESDAIIRVGNYVLGEAVDMLKRLRLQGWDDLYIAVNLSARHYLTPGLSDFIRKLLTASGIPPKCLLLEVTEESVIEQVDKAMEVMRELKMLGVRIAIDDFGTGYSSLSYLKQLPFDVLKIDRCFTAGVLENGADTHIVTTVIDLAHHLGRTVVAEGIETELQREFLEAAGCELAQGYLFSKPICEERAMEILKGITEGREWPRSGDGELLGKMAG, encoded by the coding sequence ATGAATGAGATAGCACAAAGCCGTTGGTATCTGAGCCTGAGATGGAAGTTACTGGGGGCCGTGTTTACGCTGATGAGCATTCTTACCCTGGTCTTGGGCACCTTTGCCTATCAAGAGCTGGGACAGCAGCAGGCTTTTTTACTCGAGTCTCAACATCACGCATTGCAGCAACACTTGCGCCGTGCAGTAAATCAAGCGGTGGAAGATGCCGTAAGCAGCGCCCATCAGGTACTCCTTTACATGGGTCCCCGTGGGTATGCCCCGCAACTTAGCCACAAAGATCTCTCTGAGCAATGGCCAGACATGCAGCTGGCCTGGGGCATGGATACGTTTGGACGCATTGCGTCCAGTAACCACAGTGGTTTTTACCTGGGCCGCTTGCCGGGCGATCGGGAGTACAAATGGTTTCAGCGCTGGAGTAAGGCCAGCGTGCCCATCTGGCGGATTGATTGTGTGGAGCGGTGTTTACTGCAAATTCAGGTGCCGGTACTGCACAACAAAGAGCATTTTCGATATTACCTGGAATTTGAGCTGACGAACCTGCTCAGCAGCTTTCGGGCGCAGGATGAATTTGAGTTGGCGGTGCTGGGTCCTCGGGAAAACCTGGCTCAGGAATCTCTTTTCTGGGGGCGACGTCTTTTCAGTATCAGTAATCGTCAATTGAGTCTGCCCCGATTGGAGCAGGCCAAAAGCGAGTGGAACTGGCAGGAGATTTCCAACAAACAGCGCCTCTATCATCTTTCGGGTCACCCTTATGCCATGTGGTTTTTCTCTCTGGATGCCACCGAAGACGGTCCCGGAATCATAGTGATGTGGCAGTTGGATGAGTGGCATTTCCTGCTCAAGGCGTTTCAGCAAAACATGTTGGGATTGCTGCTGATAGCCTTGCTGCTCACTGGCGCGACACTGGGGCTGCTGGCCTGGTCCCCTATACGGCGCCTCGAGTTATACACCCGCATGCTGCCGCTTATTGCCGAGCAAAAGTTTGATGAAATCCGGACAAGATTGGGCACGGGGCGTGTATTGGTATCCGATGAGGTGGATGTAATGGGGCGTGCCATGATGGCGCTCACGGAACGTCAGCAAATTCTGGAGTCGGATGTCGACTCTTATACCCGAGAACTTGAGCGACTGGCCATGCTCGACATGCTCACGGGCCTGCCCAATAAATCCATGTTGTTGCATGAGCTTAATAAGGCGATTGCCTGTGTGGGGCGGGTGCACGACAAGTTGGCACTGCTGTTTTTGGATCTTGATGCCTTTAAACGTATCAATGATGCACTGGGGCACAACGAAGGCGATGAGTTGCTGAAAATCATCGCCTCGCGATTGGCCAATAGTGTTCGCAGTATGGATACGGTATTCCGTCAGGGCGGTGATGAGTTTTTGATCCTGCTGCGTGGCATACGCGACGAACAGGACGTGCGGCGGGTGATACACAAGATTTTCGCATCGTTGCAGCAGCCAGTGGTACTGGGGAATCACAAGCTGATTGTCACCACCAGCATAGGGGTGGCCATGTGTGACTCACCCAGCACCAGTGCCGAAGAGCTGATTAAGTATGCTGACCTCGCCATGTATCAGGCCAAGGATGCCGGTCGCTCCAACTTCAGAGTGTTTACCGAAGACATGTTGCACAAAGCCAATAATCGCCTGATGGTTGAGCAGGATATCAGCAGTGCTATCAGCGAGCGGCAGCTGATGCTGTTTTTACAGCCGATAGTCTCCCTGGATGGCGGCGTCATCAAGGGCTTTGAGGCGCTGGTCCGTTGGTTTCACCCCAGTCGTGGATTAATCATGCCCGGCAGTTTTATCCCCCATATTGAAGAAAGCGACGCCATTATCAGGGTGGGCAACTATGTGCTGGGGGAAGCGGTGGACATGCTTAAACGGCTCAGGCTTCAGGGGTGGGACGACCTTTACATTGCGGTGAACCTGTCGGCACGTCACTATCTGACTCCGGGGTTAAGTGATTTTATTCGTAAATTACTGACAGCCTCAGGTATTCCGCCAAAGTGCTTGCTGCTGGAAGTAACAGAAGAGAGTGTTATTGAGCAGGTAGACAAGGCCATGGAGGTGATGCGTGAGCTGAAAATGCTGGGTGTGCGCATTGCTATTGATGACTTTGGAACCGGCTATTCATCCTTGAGTTACCTAAAGCAACTGCCCTTTGATGTACTCAAAATCGACAGGTGTTTTACCGCAGGCGTATTGGAAAATGGAGCCGATACCCACATAGTCACCACAGTAATAGATTTGGCGCATCATCTGGGTAGAACCGTGGTGGCAGAGGGCATTGAAACCGAGTTACAGCGGGAGTTTTTGGAAGCCGCTGGCTGCGAACTCGCCCAAGGCTATTTATTCTCCAAGCCCATTTGTGAAGAGAGGGCGATGGAAATCCTGAAGGGCATTACTGAAGGGCGGGAGTGGCCCAGGAGCGGCGATGGCGAACTCCTGGGCAAAATGGCGGGTTAG
- a CDS encoding site-2 protease family protein, protein MRCILELLRVQCLGKTLRLEGSLAGWQELYWDNQLVSQKTAGIENDGLRVHEFNLQSHQPNQEAPEQIAVRLETDLIWQPFKLDYRLLVEDQVLAEGTRTEKDMERQEPELPRQNTQKLSLVGLASLGFKLLKSAKVIKAVLAGASLAAYSWLFSFQFALALIACLVVHEYGHVRAMKYFGMKTKGFYLIPFMGGLALSEDKINTRWQDVVISIMGPTFGLFMSLACLVGWWITDNPFFAGLAAFNSLLNLFNLLPILPLDGGHVIKSISFSMNSKTGLLLCVLGAVFGVWLSYSLGLALLGFLLLIGSAEILFEWRARHQSHLIPLDRYGQIFSTVWYLLTLAAFIGIIWYFAGMGDGLLGLPLQILQS, encoded by the coding sequence ATGAGGTGCATTTTGGAATTGCTCAGAGTTCAGTGTCTTGGAAAAACCTTGAGGTTGGAAGGCTCACTTGCCGGCTGGCAGGAACTCTATTGGGATAACCAATTGGTATCACAAAAGACAGCAGGCATAGAGAATGACGGCCTGCGGGTACACGAATTCAATCTTCAATCCCACCAACCCAATCAGGAAGCACCGGAGCAAATTGCGGTACGGCTCGAAACCGATCTGATTTGGCAGCCCTTTAAGCTGGACTATCGCCTCCTGGTCGAAGACCAGGTGCTCGCCGAAGGCACCCGTACCGAAAAAGACATGGAGCGTCAGGAACCCGAACTGCCCCGGCAAAATACCCAAAAGCTGAGCCTGGTGGGCCTGGCATCGCTGGGGTTTAAGCTGCTGAAAAGCGCCAAGGTCATTAAGGCCGTATTGGCAGGGGCCAGCCTTGCCGCCTATAGCTGGCTGTTCTCATTCCAGTTTGCCCTGGCGCTGATAGCCTGTTTGGTCGTACACGAATACGGCCATGTGCGGGCGATGAAATATTTCGGCATGAAAACCAAAGGGTTTTATCTTATTCCCTTTATGGGCGGTCTGGCCCTGTCGGAAGACAAGATCAATACTCGCTGGCAGGATGTCGTCATCTCCATCATGGGGCCCACCTTCGGCCTCTTTATGTCGCTGGCCTGCCTTGTGGGTTGGTGGATAACCGACAATCCATTTTTCGCAGGTCTTGCCGCCTTTAACTCGCTTCTGAACCTGTTTAACCTACTGCCGATTTTGCCACTGGATGGTGGCCATGTGATTAAGAGCATCAGCTTTTCCATGAACAGCAAAACAGGCCTGCTGCTTTGTGTCCTCGGCGCTGTGTTTGGGGTTTGGCTGAGCTACAGCCTGGGACTGGCGCTGCTGGGCTTTTTGCTGCTCATTGGCAGTGCAGAAATCCTATTCGAGTGGCGCGCCCGTCACCAAAGCCATTTGATCCCATTGGACAGATACGGTCAGATTTTCTCGACCGTGTGGTATCTCCTCACCCTGGCAGCCTTTATCGGTATCATCTGGTATTTCGCCGGTATGGGCGATGGCCTGCTGGGTCTGCCGCTGCAAATCCTGCAAAGCTAG
- a CDS encoding LacI family DNA-binding transcriptional regulator, whose protein sequence is MQAKTTKKNVTVIDVAKAAGVSKSTVSLVLQGSDKVNPATRDKVQAAMAELGYVYNREAASLRGKRSNLVAIVINDLTNPYSAQLAVGLEANIRRMGLFSMVVNSGEDKDTQGQLVQSLKEYNVAAFVICPAPGTDADWVNQLAATVPVIHIMREITGAKVPTVLPDNQAGTLASTRHLLSQGYTRIGFFGGNQRISDYGERLAGFKAALAEAGLEPAGVWETALTNRHGGRLAMAELLASSTRPEALVCFTDIVAYGAIEQLRQQGLMPGKDMAIVGFDDLEDSKLMTPALSSIAIDADALGATVCQVLEDIRSGQQMQGLQRLPVQLKARGSSLRAC, encoded by the coding sequence ATGCAGGCAAAAACAACCAAGAAAAACGTGACTGTGATTGATGTGGCCAAGGCCGCAGGCGTCTCCAAATCTACCGTGTCGCTGGTGCTGCAGGGCAGTGACAAGGTTAATCCCGCTACCCGCGACAAGGTGCAGGCGGCCATGGCCGAACTGGGTTATGTATACAACCGGGAGGCAGCATCGCTCAGAGGCAAGCGCTCCAATCTGGTGGCGATTGTCATCAACGACCTGACCAACCCCTACTCAGCGCAGCTAGCAGTCGGGCTTGAGGCCAATATCCGTCGTATGGGACTTTTCTCTATGGTGGTTAACTCAGGTGAAGACAAAGACACCCAAGGCCAGTTGGTGCAGAGTCTCAAAGAATACAACGTGGCTGCCTTTGTGATCTGTCCTGCCCCCGGTACAGATGCTGACTGGGTGAATCAGCTCGCGGCCACGGTGCCCGTAATCCATATAATGCGTGAGATAACGGGGGCCAAGGTGCCTACAGTGCTGCCCGATAACCAGGCCGGTACGCTGGCCTCGACCCGCCATTTGCTGAGTCAGGGTTATACCCGCATCGGATTTTTCGGCGGTAATCAGCGTATCTCAGATTACGGCGAGCGTTTGGCAGGCTTTAAGGCGGCGCTGGCAGAAGCAGGGCTTGAGCCTGCAGGAGTGTGGGAGACGGCGCTCACCAATCGCCATGGTGGCCGCCTTGCCATGGCTGAGCTGCTCGCCTCATCAACGCGGCCTGAGGCGCTGGTGTGCTTTACCGATATTGTGGCCTACGGTGCCATAGAGCAATTAAGACAACAGGGCCTGATGCCTGGCAAAGACATGGCGATAGTCGGATTTGACGATTTGGAAGACTCCAAGCTGATGACGCCGGCGCTGAGCAGTATCGCCATTGATGCCGATGCCCTCGGTGCGACGGTATGCCAGGTGTTGGAAGACATCCGCAGCGGTCAGCAGATGCAGGGATTGCAGCGACTTCCTGTGCAACTGAAAGCCAGAGGTTCCAGTCTGCGCGCGTGTTAG
- a CDS encoding alkaline phosphatase, producing the protein MSSKLLALLLLALPLTAAAADPLKTPSKPKNMVIMIGDGMGPAYTSAYRYFKDNPDTEEIEQTVFDRLLAGMASTYPAPVSGYVTDSAAAATALATGHKSYNGAISVDVNKAPLPTLFEKAREAGLATGVAVSSQINHATPAAFLAHNESRKNYDEIASAILGSDAQVLLGGGQKYFDESLLADYRAKGYQHLTDIGALDTISSGKVLGLFAEVQLPWVIDNPESHQLSRLTAKALELLSQNDKGFVLLVEGSLIDWAGHNNDIVTAMAEMDEFARAIEVVEEFVRTRGDTLMVITADHNTGGLSIGADDQYLWDAALLRGVKASPDAMAAAIIAGDVWQEQLETQLGFTLESDEQAAISRARMQGQDVLSSAIKTMLDKRSYTGWTSGGHTALDVQVFAQGPASGLFIGHQDNTEIAQKMMSLLPKPKKAAAVVEPTAPSITLPPEAPVSEAPLVNPVVPETAQPQETTQDDAFNPGSDVSQETEISVTTH; encoded by the coding sequence ATGTCATCGAAATTATTGGCCCTGTTGCTGCTGGCCCTGCCCCTGACAGCCGCTGCGGCCGATCCGCTTAAAACCCCGTCCAAGCCCAAGAACATGGTCATCATGATTGGCGATGGCATGGGGCCGGCTTACACCTCGGCCTATCGTTATTTTAAAGACAACCCGGACACCGAAGAAATCGAGCAAACCGTGTTCGACCGTCTACTGGCGGGGATGGCGAGCACCTACCCGGCACCCGTGTCCGGCTACGTGACCGACTCGGCCGCCGCTGCCACGGCGTTGGCAACCGGCCACAAGAGCTATAACGGCGCCATTTCGGTGGATGTGAACAAAGCTCCCCTGCCCACCCTGTTTGAGAAAGCCCGGGAAGCCGGTTTAGCCACGGGCGTTGCCGTCTCCAGCCAGATAAACCATGCCACTCCGGCCGCATTTCTGGCCCACAATGAAAGCCGCAAAAATTACGATGAAATAGCCAGCGCCATATTGGGCAGTGATGCCCAGGTGCTGCTCGGCGGCGGTCAAAAGTATTTTGATGAGTCATTGCTCGCCGACTACCGCGCCAAAGGCTATCAGCATCTCACCGACATCGGCGCGCTCGACACCATTAGCAGCGGTAAGGTGTTGGGCCTCTTTGCCGAAGTGCAATTGCCCTGGGTGATAGATAACCCGGAATCACACCAGCTTTCTCGTCTCACGGCCAAAGCGCTGGAGCTTCTCTCCCAAAACGACAAAGGTTTTGTCCTGTTGGTGGAAGGCAGTCTGATTGATTGGGCGGGCCACAACAATGACATAGTGACTGCCATGGCCGAGATGGACGAGTTTGCCCGCGCCATTGAGGTGGTGGAAGAATTTGTTCGCACCCGTGGCGATACCCTGATGGTGATTACTGCCGATCACAATACCGGCGGTCTGAGCATAGGGGCAGATGACCAATATCTGTGGGATGCCGCACTGCTGCGTGGAGTGAAGGCCAGTCCCGACGCCATGGCAGCGGCTATCATCGCCGGCGATGTCTGGCAGGAGCAGCTTGAAACACAATTGGGCTTTACCCTGGAGTCAGATGAACAAGCAGCGATTTCACGGGCAAGAATGCAGGGGCAGGACGTTTTAAGCAGTGCCATAAAAACTATGCTGGATAAACGCAGCTATACCGGCTGGACCAGTGGCGGACACACAGCACTCGATGTGCAGGTATTTGCCCAAGGCCCCGCATCCGGACTCTTTATCGGTCACCAGGACAACACTGAAATCGCCCAGAAGATGATGAGCCTGCTACCTAAACCTAAAAAGGCCGCCGCTGTGGTCGAACCCACAGCCCCGTCGATAACCTTGCCACCGGAAGCGCCTGTCAGCGAAGCGCCCCTGGTGAACCCAGTTGTGCCGGAAACCGCACAGCCACAGGAAACAACACAGGATGACGCGTTCAACCCAGGCTCTGACGTCAGTCAAGAGACTGAGATTAGCGTAACCACTCACTAA
- a CDS encoding class I SAM-dependent methyltransferase — protein MLSNPSELVTRNIEQLENQRVMLINIEADELGHHLTRHCSEVAALALDFNHFQAQPSGKSGFRCEFGHQWSRDEKFDVVVVYFPKAKALAPYLFALAAWHLRPDGTLLITGENKGGIRSVDKLLGNAFSPACKIDNARHCLLYSATLVAEATKPNAEDWVSRYRLSLPSGDIQICNMVGVFSDKQLDQGTALLLDNLPKLEGRVLDFGCGAGVIAIALMQQNPGLQLECVDINAMALLSCELSLKANGMEAKVYASDGLAQTDGLFNAIVSNPPFHDGLSSTTDIATRFVADSYKQLHKGGNWQIVANRHLPYSDTIAKVFGEVNTVAENNKYKVYANKKR, from the coding sequence TTGCTTTCCAACCCCTCCGAGCTCGTGACAAGAAACATAGAGCAGCTTGAAAATCAACGCGTTATGTTAATTAACATCGAAGCGGACGAGCTGGGACATCACTTGACCCGCCACTGCAGCGAAGTCGCAGCGCTGGCGCTCGACTTTAATCATTTTCAGGCACAACCTTCGGGTAAAAGTGGGTTTCGCTGCGAATTTGGTCATCAGTGGAGTCGGGATGAAAAATTCGATGTGGTGGTGGTGTATTTCCCCAAAGCCAAAGCGTTGGCACCTTATTTATTTGCACTCGCAGCCTGGCACCTGCGCCCGGATGGCACGCTGCTGATTACCGGTGAAAACAAAGGCGGCATCAGGTCAGTGGATAAGCTGCTGGGCAACGCCTTTTCCCCGGCCTGTAAAATCGATAATGCCAGACACTGCCTGCTGTACAGTGCCACTCTGGTAGCAGAGGCAACCAAACCCAATGCCGAAGATTGGGTGAGCAGGTACCGGCTGTCACTGCCCAGCGGCGATATCCAAATCTGTAATATGGTGGGCGTGTTTTCAGACAAGCAACTGGACCAGGGCACCGCCTTACTGTTGGATAACCTGCCCAAACTTGAGGGCCGCGTGCTGGATTTCGGCTGCGGCGCCGGTGTGATTGCCATCGCTCTGATGCAGCAAAACCCCGGGCTTCAGCTGGAATGTGTGGATATCAATGCCATGGCGCTCTTGTCCTGTGAGCTGTCACTCAAGGCCAATGGCATGGAGGCGAAAGTCTATGCTTCCGATGGGCTGGCGCAGACTGACGGCCTGTTTAATGCCATTGTTTCCAACCCGCCATTTCACGACGGTTTAAGCAGCACCACAGATATCGCAACCCGTTTTGTGGCCGACAGTTACAAGCAACTGCACAAAGGTGGCAATTGGCAAATCGTTGCCAACCGCCACCTACCCTATTCGGATACCATTGCCAAGGTGTTTGGCGAGGTCAATACGGTGGCAGAAAACAACAAGTACAAGGTCTACGCCAACAAAAAACGTTGA